The Sciurus carolinensis chromosome 5, mSciCar1.2, whole genome shotgun sequence genome segment AGAATTGCTGACTCGGTAGGCCAAAGGTGTGGCCTTGAGAGTACATGCTTCAAGGTTTGGGTGCTGCTAGACGGGAGCACAGTCCAAAAGTGACTATTGACTACTTTAAGTTATGTTATtggactagagatgtggctcggtggcagaaggcttgcctagcatgcacaaggccctgggttggatccagcagaacaaaaacattttgattgttaaaatgaaaatttcattccATAGAGCTGTTAGACCCAGCTTTCCCAACCTTTTCTGGAAGTAAATGCAACTTAACACTCACcatctttaattttcctttattggAGGAATTATTGATTCACCTGTCTGCGTCATTTTCCTAGACTGACAGGAccaacagaaagagagagatagagagagagagagagagagagagagagagagaaagaaagaaagagagagagaagcattaTTTCCCTTCCAAAAATTTAGGATTATGCTACTCTTTAAATATTAACATGCTAAAAACTATATTCTAGGCAAGGTTTTTAAGACTTTTCTAATCATGAACTGCCCAAGACAAGAAAGAACTCTATAAATCTTAGTGCTTTATGAATctaatctttgatttcttttggaaTTGCACATCTGTTCAAAATAGAACTACACCAGCATTGTGGGAAATGTCTGaataaaaatcagattataaAGCGATTTTGAGCAATCTACGTAGATGAGAAAGTAGAAGGGGCAGGAAATGATTAAGGGGGGTTATTATTGCTAGTCTAACAATACTTCTTTATTTGTGTCTCTCGGGGCCAGAAGTGACCCTCTCTCCATTTCTGTCCCATTTCTGTAACCTGGGCCCCCAAAATAACATTGCTTAAACCCAGAACACAGTTTCTGGAGAAAaatccccccccacccctcagcttTTATTTCTCAATCCTCTAATATCTGGGGCTCAAATTCAGTCCTGGGCCCAGGGGACAGGGGAAAGCCACCTTTCCATTGCCCCCTAAGCAATAGTTTTAGTTTAAAAGggggaagtgggcagcgtggctACATGATGATCTACACCCGCTTGAAGAGCGTGCGCCCAGGTGTCAGGCCTTGCTGCGCACCCATGGGGTTCATCCCCAGGTGTGTCCACCTGGTGTGGCGTGCCCGCCGTTCTTGGAGTCGTTGGCGAGCCTCTGGGTTTGATGCGGGCGCCAGGTGTGTCCGGTCCAGCCCTGAGTCAGAGCTAAGCAGAAGTGCCCAGCTGTCAGGGCTTGTGTCTGACGTGGGGCTTCCAGGAGTGGGAAGTGGCTGAGTCTGCGTCCGCGGCAGGGCGTCCCCAGATAGGGGAGTTGGTTGTTCGAGTCCGGGTGGGGCGCACTCAGCAGGTGTGCCGCGTCCGTGGCTGGGGCCGGCGTGGCCAGGGCCCGGGCGCCGCAGGGCCGGGCGGAGCGGCGGCTGCCTGCAGGGGGCGCCGCCCGGGGCGGCCTGGGTGCGGCGCCCGCGCAGGGCATTTCCGCTCGGCGGCGGGAGCGCGGTCCCACGGCCCCGCGGGGCAGCAGGTGAGGCGCGGACGCGGGCGCGGGGGCGCCGTTGGGCCAGGGCCGCCGCGGGGGCGCGTGAGAGCCGGGAACGGCCGCAGGCCCTACGGGGGCGCCGCGCGTCCAGGCGATCCGGCTTCCGGCCCGCAAGGCCGCTCGAGCAAGGTCGCGACGTCCAGCGAGGACGGTTTCAGAAATCCAGCGCTTCACTTTAGAGAAGCTGTTTGCAAGGAGCCCAAAAcctgcagaagaaaaataaaaacatctggcATTGCGAGCTTCTGAGCTGAGGTTTCTTTGGAGCCATTTAGGAAACACCTGGATTTGGAGAGCCATTTCTTTCCCCTTGCTTTCAGATGTGGCTGTGTTGCTGCCTCACTCGTTGGCCAGGGGCAACTCCGCAGACTCGCGCAGAAAGAGGTGTCTTTTGAACACAGCTTGTTGGTGCTGAGTTGAGTTTATTAGTAGTGAAGTGATAAGATAATGCACTGgaattgttgctgtttttttttttttttttttttctttttcttttttagagtcGGCTATTTATTGTTGGGGGAccaggatcacaaatttaaaatgaaagcatatcTCTGAATTAATT includes the following:
- the LOC124984824 gene encoding uncharacterized protein LOC124984824 → MALQIQVFPKWLQRNLSSEARNARCFYFSSAGFGLLANSFSKVKRWISETVLAGRRDLARAALRAGSRIAWTRGAPVGPAAVPGSHAPPRRPWPNGAPAPASAPHLLPRGAVGPRSRRRAEMPCAGAAPRPPRAAPPAGSRRSARPCGARALATPAPATDAAHLLSAPHPDSNNQLPYLGTPCRGRRLSHFPLLEAPRQTQALTAGHFCLALTQGWTGHTWRPHQTQRLANDSKNGGHATPV